A genomic region of Lujinxingia sediminis contains the following coding sequences:
- a CDS encoding AI-2E family transporter codes for MLPPLVLSSFLRPLSAHPLAMTPESPQTEPRDSSAGTPDASASSDELRTGTFAALHDVHVMRIALVLIALAATIAVLSFAKTILIPVVLAFFLSYVLAPFVNALMRVRLPGTRLFLPRGAAALIIVVLAVGLTGVVGTFIGDQVRRLALEVPNYQDRLVDNLTELRGNITELQLRVESALEPLRREDEAISPTAAPLGDDDRLDTAERVQVFLDQGSGDFWGTTSSFIAGGITGFLGFMAQALMCIFVLVFVLAQGPGMRQRVLEAAGNGPRSRHAIDVILRNVNEDVQRYLFNRFATNTCVAIITGVSLYIYGLDFAFLLGIFAGLFNFIPYVGPIIGTVFPATVAYMQFGDLTDVFWCVLIYGSITGLEGNLVTPFTIGRHLKLNSLAVLLSAIFWGWIWGAPGLLLAIPIVATLKSVSENIDDLRPLAAFLRG; via the coding sequence ATGTTGCCGCCCCTTGTCTTATCCTCTTTTTTGCGTCCTCTCTCGGCGCATCCCCTGGCCATGACCCCCGAATCTCCCCAGACCGAGCCCCGTGATTCGAGCGCGGGCACGCCCGACGCCTCCGCCAGCTCCGACGAGCTGCGCACGGGCACCTTCGCCGCGCTTCACGACGTGCACGTGATGCGCATCGCGCTGGTGCTCATCGCTCTGGCCGCCACCATCGCGGTCTTGAGCTTTGCCAAAACCATCCTCATCCCGGTCGTCCTTGCCTTCTTCCTGAGCTACGTGCTCGCCCCCTTTGTTAACGCGCTGATGCGGGTGCGCCTGCCGGGAACGCGCCTCTTTTTGCCGCGCGGGGCGGCCGCCTTAATCATCGTCGTGCTGGCAGTGGGGCTGACCGGAGTGGTGGGCACCTTCATCGGCGACCAGGTTCGACGTCTGGCGCTGGAGGTGCCTAACTACCAGGATCGCCTGGTCGACAACCTCACCGAGCTGCGCGGCAACATCACCGAGTTGCAGCTGCGCGTGGAGAGCGCGCTGGAGCCCCTGCGCCGAGAAGACGAGGCCATCTCCCCCACCGCCGCCCCCCTCGGCGATGACGATCGCCTCGACACCGCCGAGCGCGTTCAGGTCTTCCTCGACCAGGGCAGCGGCGACTTCTGGGGCACAACCTCCTCCTTTATCGCCGGCGGCATCACCGGTTTTCTGGGCTTTATGGCCCAGGCCCTGATGTGCATCTTCGTGCTCGTCTTCGTGCTGGCCCAGGGCCCGGGCATGCGCCAGCGGGTGCTGGAAGCAGCCGGAAACGGCCCGCGCAGCCGCCACGCCATCGACGTGATCCTGCGCAACGTCAACGAAGACGTACAGCGCTACCTCTTTAACCGCTTCGCCACCAACACCTGCGTGGCCATCATCACCGGCGTCTCCCTCTACATCTACGGGCTGGATTTCGCCTTCTTGCTGGGCATCTTCGCCGGCCTTTTCAACTTCATCCCCTACGTCGGCCCGATCATCGGCACGGTCTTCCCGGCCACGGTGGCCTACATGCAGTTTGGTGACCTCACCGATGTGTTCTGGTGCGTGCTCATTTACGGCAGCATCACCGGACTTGAGGGCAACCTGGTCACCCCCTTTACCATCGGCCGACATCTCAAACTCAACAGCCTTGCGGTGCTGCTCTCGGCAATCTTCTGGGGCTGGATCTGGGGAGCCCCGGGGCTGCTCCTGGCGATCCCGATTGTGGCCACGCTCAAATCGGTCTCGGAGAACATCGACGATCTTCGCCCCCTGGCCGCATTCTTGCGAGGCTGA
- a CDS encoding serine/threonine protein kinase, with product MLTLKDGRYHCSEILGEGSMGRTYLATDHESGQQVALKALYPSRLATLKDFELFEREARILQQLDHPRVPAYIDAFCEGEGDAVCYYIVQAYAGGGDLRALLDSDVRFDEERLLDLMIALAEILDYLHTQEPAVVHRDLKPANIIMCDEGKTPTLVDFGAVREVVRLTMGGGSTIIGTFGYMPPEQLMGRALPASDLYALGITSLECLTRRTPSDLHGEDAAAMIEELNGVSTDLKRVLRRLCAPRIDERYPSAGNLLQDLKQLKSAQTLIHIDRLERDIARRQREREKALVNATGTAVTFLAGLIGFVILGAGFVGAILVLRELITNLELPIIVAMAVSIVGLLVPLGILATRYIRDAWQPPPANWLNLKATFTGITREPYGEGTQVCYYLNYTFEHRGQPFEKKITLAITNANPYFQNTKVLERMSRLHDHAGTEFDVFVDPANPHNHVSVEFYDAEQNFVEPVHHFASNQVHHPA from the coding sequence ATGCTCACTCTCAAAGACGGTCGCTACCACTGCAGCGAGATCCTGGGCGAAGGCTCGATGGGCCGCACCTACCTGGCCACCGACCACGAAAGCGGCCAGCAGGTTGCGCTCAAAGCGCTCTACCCCTCTCGCCTGGCCACCCTCAAAGATTTTGAGCTCTTTGAGCGCGAGGCCCGCATCCTCCAGCAGCTCGACCACCCGCGGGTGCCCGCCTACATCGACGCGTTTTGTGAGGGGGAGGGCGACGCCGTCTGCTACTACATCGTGCAGGCGTATGCCGGCGGGGGCGATCTGCGCGCGCTTCTCGACAGCGACGTCCGCTTTGATGAGGAGCGCCTCCTGGATCTGATGATCGCCCTGGCCGAGATCCTCGACTACCTCCACACTCAGGAGCCGGCGGTGGTCCACCGCGACTTAAAGCCGGCCAACATCATCATGTGCGATGAGGGCAAGACCCCGACCCTGGTCGACTTCGGCGCGGTGCGCGAGGTGGTGCGCCTGACCATGGGTGGCGGCTCCACCATCATCGGAACCTTTGGCTACATGCCCCCCGAGCAGCTGATGGGCCGCGCGCTCCCCGCAAGCGACCTCTACGCGCTGGGCATCACCTCATTGGAGTGTTTGACCCGGCGCACCCCTTCCGATCTGCACGGCGAAGACGCCGCGGCCATGATCGAGGAGCTCAACGGCGTCTCCACCGACCTCAAGCGCGTCCTACGCAGACTCTGCGCTCCACGCATCGACGAGCGCTACCCCTCGGCCGGAAATCTTCTCCAGGATCTCAAGCAGCTCAAAAGCGCCCAGACGCTCATTCATATCGACCGGCTTGAGCGCGACATCGCCCGCCGCCAACGCGAGCGCGAGAAAGCTCTCGTCAACGCCACCGGCACCGCGGTGACATTTCTGGCCGGATTGATTGGTTTTGTGATCCTGGGGGCGGGCTTTGTCGGCGCTATTCTCGTGCTCCGTGAGCTGATCACCAACCTGGAACTCCCCATCATCGTGGCGATGGCCGTGAGCATCGTCGGGCTGCTGGTGCCCCTGGGTATTCTCGCTACCCGCTACATTCGCGACGCCTGGCAGCCCCCTCCGGCGAACTGGCTCAACCTCAAAGCCACATTCACCGGCATCACCCGTGAACCTTATGGCGAGGGCACCCAGGTCTGCTACTACCTCAACTACACCTTTGAACACCGCGGGCAGCCCTTCGAAAAAAAGATCACTCTGGCCATCACCAACGCCAACCCCTATTTCCAGAATACTAAAGTTCTTGAGCGCATGAGCCGACTTCATGACCACGCCGGCACCGAGTTCGATGTCTTTGTCGATCCGGCCAACCCCCACAATCACGTCAGCGTCGAGTTCTACGACGCCGAGCAGAACTTCGTTGAGCCGGTCCACCACTTCGCTTCCAACCAGGTCCACCACCCGGCTTAA